A genomic window from Candidatus Kouleothrix ribensis includes:
- a CDS encoding ABC transporter ATP-binding protein, translating into MAGIKFDHVWKRFGEVSVLKDLNIDIPDQEFLVLVGPSGCGKSTALRCLAGLEEITDGNIYIGDRVVNDVPPKDRDIAMVFQSYALYPHMSVYDNMAFGLKLRKTPKTEIDKRVKEAAEMLSIGHLLDRKPKALSGGQRQRVALGRAIVRNPAVFLMDEPLSNLDAKLRVQTRGEISKLHQRLKTTFIYVTHDQTEALTMGSRIAVMKDGILQQLDTPQTLYDHPANMFVAGFIGSPSMNFFEGKLDRSAGGLVVDFGPFHLPVPAEKNDQIGGNVGKAVYFGIRPEDIHDAHYVPRGVDENAKMSANVTVVEPLGSEVFAYIENGGKEMVSRLDPRTSARVGQKVDLVVDMGKMHIFDRETEKALA; encoded by the coding sequence ATGGCAGGTATTAAGTTCGATCACGTATGGAAGCGCTTCGGCGAGGTCTCGGTGCTCAAAGACCTCAACATCGACATCCCCGACCAGGAATTTCTGGTGTTGGTCGGCCCCTCGGGCTGCGGCAAATCGACGGCCTTGCGCTGCCTGGCCGGCCTCGAGGAGATCACCGACGGCAATATCTATATCGGCGACCGGGTGGTGAACGACGTGCCGCCCAAGGATCGCGACATTGCGATGGTTTTCCAGAGCTACGCGCTCTACCCGCACATGTCGGTGTACGACAACATGGCGTTCGGCCTTAAGCTGCGCAAAACGCCCAAGACCGAGATCGACAAACGCGTGAAAGAGGCTGCCGAGATGCTCAGCATCGGCCACCTGCTCGACCGCAAGCCCAAAGCGCTCTCGGGTGGCCAGCGCCAGCGCGTCGCGCTCGGCCGCGCGATCGTGCGTAACCCGGCAGTGTTCCTCATGGACGAGCCGCTCTCGAACCTCGACGCCAAGCTGCGCGTCCAGACGCGCGGCGAGATCTCGAAGCTGCACCAGCGCCTGAAGACCACCTTCATCTATGTGACGCACGACCAGACCGAGGCGCTCACCATGGGCTCGCGCATCGCGGTGATGAAGGACGGCATTCTCCAGCAGCTCGACACACCGCAGACGCTCTACGATCACCCGGCCAATATGTTCGTGGCCGGCTTCATTGGCTCGCCATCGATGAACTTCTTCGAGGGCAAGCTCGACCGCAGCGCGGGCGGCCTGGTGGTCGACTTCGGGCCGTTCCACTTGCCGGTGCCGGCCGAGAAGAACGACCAGATTGGCGGGAACGTCGGCAAGGCCGTGTACTTCGGCATTCGCCCCGAGGATATTCACGACGCCCACTATGTGCCGCGCGGCGTCGATGAGAACGCCAAGATGTCGGCAAATGTCACCGTGGTCGAGCCGCTCGGCTCCGAGGTGTTCGCCTATATCGAGAACGGCGGCAAGGAAATGGTTAGCCGGCTCGATCCACGCACCAGCGCCCGCGTCGGCCAGAAGGTCGATCTGGTCGTTGATATGGGCAAGATGCATATCTTCGACCGCGAGACCGAGAAGGCGCTGGCGTAG
- a CDS encoding LacI family DNA-binding transcriptional regulator, translated as MAATIKQVAELAEVSTATVSYVLNGTGTVTDATRQRVLGAIAQLNYQPSHAARSMRGRSYTLGLTLPAQPGRLADPALAELLAGLTDAAAMRGYFVLLATVGDQNEVELCLQLARTGRVDGVLLLDMLVDDERARGLCAAKVAHVCAGPPPSACPSPFVMVDGRAGALAAVRHLLGLGHRRIGLIQLPSELAESEPRYQGYADALTEAGIAPDPALIVEAGRTEEDGYQAIGELLAAPQPPTAVLACNDELAFGAMHALYDAGLEVGRDISIIGFDDLPLATHTHPPLTALRQPRRAVGEHLAALLIDTIEQRARAAQSTTLSPRLIIRRSTGPARV; from the coding sequence ATGGCGGCGACGATCAAGCAAGTTGCCGAGCTCGCCGAGGTCTCGACGGCGACAGTCTCGTATGTGCTGAATGGCACGGGCACAGTCACCGACGCGACGCGCCAGCGGGTGCTCGGTGCAATAGCCCAGCTGAACTATCAGCCTAGCCACGCAGCGCGCAGCATGCGCGGGCGCAGCTATACCCTGGGGCTAACCCTGCCGGCCCAACCTGGCCGCCTGGCTGACCCGGCGCTGGCCGAGCTGCTGGCAGGCCTGACCGACGCGGCCGCGATGCGCGGCTACTTCGTGCTGCTGGCCACAGTCGGCGATCAGAACGAAGTTGAGCTGTGCCTGCAGCTCGCGCGCACCGGGCGGGTCGATGGGGTGCTTCTGCTCGACATGCTCGTCGACGACGAGCGCGCGCGTGGGCTGTGCGCGGCCAAGGTGGCACACGTATGCGCGGGGCCGCCGCCGAGCGCCTGCCCCAGCCCGTTCGTGATGGTCGATGGCCGGGCCGGCGCGCTCGCGGCGGTGCGGCACCTGCTTGGGCTGGGGCACCGGCGGATTGGGCTGATCCAACTGCCCTCGGAGCTGGCCGAGAGCGAGCCGCGCTACCAGGGCTACGCCGATGCACTCACCGAAGCCGGGATCGCACCCGACCCGGCGCTGATCGTCGAGGCCGGCCGCACCGAGGAAGACGGCTACCAGGCGATCGGCGAGCTACTTGCCGCGCCGCAGCCACCAACTGCCGTGCTGGCCTGCAACGACGAGCTGGCATTCGGGGCCATGCACGCACTGTACGATGCCGGGCTGGAGGTTGGCCGCGACATCTCGATCATCGGGTTCGACGATCTGCCGCTGGCCACGCACACGCACCCGCCGCTCACCGCGCTACGCCAGCCGCGCCGGGCGGTCGGCGAGCACCTGGCGGCACTGCTGATCGACACAATTGAGCAGCGCGCGCGCGCCGCCCAGAGCACGACGCTTAGCCCACGCCTGATCATCCGGCGCTCGACCGGGCCGGCACGCGTGTAA
- a CDS encoding metallopeptidase family protein, protein MDDRVFEAMVREVLDTLPPEFARHLANIEVQVAPRPLPLHRRVANIRPWQTLYGLYEGVPLTERGGASPLMPDLITIFQEPLERDFPGQAELRAQVRRTVLHELAHFFGISDDRLHELDAY, encoded by the coding sequence ATGGATGATCGGGTATTTGAAGCCATGGTGCGCGAGGTGCTCGATACGCTGCCACCTGAGTTCGCGCGGCACCTCGCAAATATCGAGGTGCAGGTCGCCCCGCGCCCACTACCCCTGCATCGCCGCGTAGCCAACATCCGGCCCTGGCAGACGCTGTACGGCCTGTACGAGGGCGTGCCGCTGACCGAGCGTGGCGGGGCTAGCCCGCTGATGCCTGATCTGATTACGATCTTTCAAGAGCCGCTCGAGCGCGATTTCCCAGGCCAGGCCGAGCTGCGTGCGCAGGTGCGCCGTACGGTGCTGCACGAGCTGGCGCACTTTTTTGGAATCAGCGACGATCGCCTGCACGAGCTGGATGCCTATTAG
- a CDS encoding nitroreductase family deazaflavin-dependent oxidoreductase has product MATISPRAQALLRQSFRRLNPFMVLIWRLGLGSALNCWPAVGGRIMVLLHTGRTTGLRRQTPVNYALIDGDLFCVAGFGPSTDWYRNIVANPSVEVWLPGGWWAGVAEDVSAVPDRLARIRTVLRSSGIVAPLVGADPHTLTDAALDAATADYKLVRIRRSEARTGPGGPGDLAWIWPVTALLLAVRLRSRPAVRGMQPAAGSRQR; this is encoded by the coding sequence ATGGCTACAATCAGTCCGCGCGCGCAAGCGCTGTTGCGCCAGAGCTTTCGGCGTCTTAACCCCTTCATGGTGCTGATCTGGCGGCTGGGGCTGGGATCGGCGCTGAACTGCTGGCCGGCGGTCGGCGGCCGGATCATGGTGCTGCTGCATACCGGCCGCACGACCGGCCTGCGCCGCCAGACGCCGGTGAACTACGCGCTGATCGACGGCGACCTGTTCTGCGTGGCCGGCTTTGGCCCCAGCACCGACTGGTACCGCAACATCGTTGCCAACCCGTCGGTCGAGGTCTGGCTGCCTGGCGGCTGGTGGGCCGGCGTGGCCGAGGATGTGAGCGCCGTGCCCGATCGGCTGGCGCGCATCCGCACGGTGCTGCGCAGCAGCGGCATTGTCGCGCCGCTAGTAGGTGCCGACCCGCACACCCTCACGGATGCCGCGCTCGACGCGGCCACCGCCGACTATAAGCTGGTGCGCATTCGCCGCAGCGAGGCGCGTACCGGGCCGGGCGGCCCCGGCGACCTGGCCTGGATCTGGCCGGTGACGGCGCTACTGCTGGCTGTGCGCCTACGCAGCCGGCCGGCGGTACGCGGTATGCAGCCGGCAGCCGGCAGCCGGCAGCGATAG
- a CDS encoding acetyl-CoA hydrolase/transferase family protein: MGLIARPFPAAAARATSGWQLHYHERLSSAEHAAQTIDSGTRIFMAGMGSVPKVLLRALVDRAPLLHGLELVQVLSFGAQELVAPGMEQHLRVNTLFISPYFRPAVNEGRADFTPIRLSEIPNLCRTHLRPDVALIQLSPPDEDGFCSFGIEVGITRPAALSAGRIIAEINPRMPRTLGDSFIHVSQLDQIVEVDYPLPEVPMGSDDPTEQMIGQHVAGLIEDGATLQMGIGAIPDGVLRCLREGGARELGIHTEMFADGVIDLVERGIVTNARKTIHRGKIVAAFLLGSQRLYSFVDNNRLVEMHTVDYTNDPYVIAQNPRMTAINSAIEVDLTGQVCADSIGHQLYSGVGGQLDFIRGAARSPGGKPIIALPSTAQHESVSRVVDELRPGAGVVTTRNDVHYVVTEYGVAYLYGKTLRQRAQAMIDIAHPKFRDELTVRARELRLV; the protein is encoded by the coding sequence ATGGGATTAATTGCACGGCCATTCCCGGCAGCGGCGGCCCGCGCCACATCGGGCTGGCAGCTACACTACCACGAGCGGCTCTCCAGTGCTGAGCATGCCGCACAGACAATCGACTCCGGCACACGCATCTTCATGGCCGGTATGGGCAGCGTCCCTAAGGTGCTGCTGCGGGCGCTGGTCGATCGCGCGCCGTTGCTGCATGGCCTCGAGCTGGTGCAGGTGCTCTCGTTCGGCGCGCAGGAGCTGGTGGCGCCGGGCATGGAGCAGCATCTGCGCGTGAATACGCTGTTCATCAGCCCATACTTTCGCCCGGCCGTGAACGAGGGCCGCGCCGATTTTACGCCCATCCGGCTCTCCGAGATCCCGAATCTGTGCCGCACCCACCTGCGGCCCGATGTCGCACTGATCCAGCTGTCGCCGCCCGACGAAGATGGCTTCTGCTCATTCGGGATCGAGGTGGGCATCACCCGGCCGGCCGCGCTGAGCGCGGGGCGGATCATCGCCGAGATCAACCCGCGCATGCCGCGCACGCTGGGCGATAGCTTCATCCACGTATCGCAGCTCGACCAGATCGTCGAGGTCGACTACCCGCTGCCCGAGGTGCCGATGGGCAGCGACGACCCGACCGAGCAGATGATCGGGCAGCATGTCGCCGGGCTGATCGAAGACGGCGCGACGCTGCAGATGGGCATCGGCGCGATCCCCGACGGCGTGCTGCGCTGCCTGCGCGAGGGCGGCGCGCGCGAGCTGGGAATCCATACCGAGATGTTCGCCGATGGCGTGATCGACCTGGTCGAGCGCGGGATCGTCACCAATGCGCGCAAGACCATCCACCGCGGCAAGATCGTCGCGGCGTTCCTGCTCGGTAGCCAGCGGCTGTACTCGTTCGTCGATAATAACCGGCTGGTCGAGATGCACACCGTCGACTACACCAACGATCCATACGTGATCGCGCAGAACCCGCGTATGACTGCGATCAACTCGGCGATTGAGGTTGACCTGACCGGGCAGGTGTGTGCCGATAGCATCGGGCATCAGCTCTACAGTGGCGTTGGCGGCCAGCTCGACTTCATTCGCGGCGCGGCGCGCAGCCCCGGCGGCAAGCCAATCATTGCGCTGCCCAGCACCGCGCAGCACGAATCGGTCAGCCGTGTGGTCGATGAGCTGCGGCCTGGCGCGGGTGTGGTGACCACCCGTAACGATGTGCATTACGTGGTGACTGAGTATGGCGTGGCGTACCTGTATGGCAAGACGCTGCGGCAGCGCGCACAGGCCATGATCGACATCGCGCACCCCAAATTCCGCGATGAGCTGACCGTGCGGGCGCGCGAGCTGCGCCTCGTGTAA
- a CDS encoding VOC family protein, which yields MIRAIDHMVILVDDLDSAITSYTTLGFTVAPGGTHADGATHNALVVFDDDTYLELIAFVRPAPAHQWWHHRAAGEGLIDYALLPGAIDDDIAAARARGLVISAAQPGGRLRPDGQRVAWQTSRPAVVGLPFLCGDLTDRALRVPRGDLRRHANGVVGIAGVEVLVEDVWAAAEQYQALLGGAAGPTFPLGTATITLVAPLPGVGAGDPLRMQLERRGAGPYGLTLRGARPGSLDPALTHGVPIDIVP from the coding sequence ATGATTCGTGCGATCGACCATATGGTTATTCTAGTCGATGACCTGGACTCAGCCATTACCAGTTATACGACACTTGGTTTTACTGTGGCGCCGGGCGGTACGCATGCCGATGGTGCGACCCATAACGCCCTGGTGGTGTTCGACGACGACACCTACCTTGAGCTGATCGCGTTTGTGCGCCCGGCCCCCGCGCACCAGTGGTGGCACCATCGTGCGGCTGGCGAGGGTCTGATCGACTATGCGCTGCTGCCGGGCGCGATCGACGACGATATTGCTGCGGCGCGCGCACGCGGCCTGGTGATCTCGGCCGCGCAGCCGGGCGGGCGGCTGCGCCCCGATGGCCAGCGCGTGGCATGGCAGACATCCCGGCCGGCTGTGGTGGGCCTGCCGTTCCTGTGCGGCGATCTGACCGACCGTGCCCTGCGCGTGCCGCGCGGCGATCTACGCCGGCATGCCAATGGCGTCGTGGGCATTGCCGGGGTTGAGGTGCTGGTTGAAGATGTGTGGGCTGCGGCCGAGCAGTACCAGGCGCTACTTGGCGGTGCTGCCGGGCCAACCTTCCCGCTCGGCACGGCGACGATCACGCTGGTGGCGCCACTGCCGGGTGTTGGTGCCGGCGACCCGCTGCGCATGCAGCTCGAGCGGCGCGGGGCCGGGCCGTATGGCCTGACCTTGCGCGGCGCTCGCCCCGGCTCGCTCGACCCGGCGCTGACCCACGGCGTGCCAATTGACATTGTGCCGTAG
- a CDS encoding TetR/AcrR family transcriptional regulator codes for MDQANGNGRHTRRDAQRNLERVLAAAHALFAERGTDVTMDEVARRAGVGVGTIYRRFPSKEHLVAAVSHAACNQTRDYLIAAVASAPDPLQQLRMLVLVQYQHAADQAALFELRPAGDGACGGAAPEWQQQLYDTQHRLFRQVIAAGQQQGRLHAGDPDVLAALCLALVSPRAFEQLARVAGPGSADLAEHVVQFVLAGLGSRAG; via the coding sequence ATGGATCAGGCCAATGGCAATGGGCGGCATACACGCCGGGATGCGCAGCGTAACCTCGAACGCGTACTGGCGGCGGCGCATGCGCTCTTTGCCGAGCGCGGTACCGATGTGACGATGGACGAGGTCGCGCGGCGCGCAGGCGTAGGCGTGGGCACGATCTACCGGCGCTTCCCGAGCAAAGAGCATCTGGTCGCGGCGGTGAGCCACGCTGCCTGCAACCAGACGCGCGATTACCTGATCGCGGCAGTCGCATCGGCGCCCGATCCGCTCCAGCAGCTGCGCATGCTGGTGCTGGTGCAATACCAGCACGCCGCCGATCAGGCTGCGCTGTTCGAGCTGCGCCCTGCCGGCGATGGCGCCTGCGGCGGCGCGGCACCCGAGTGGCAGCAGCAGCTGTACGATACGCAGCACCGCTTGTTTCGCCAGGTGATCGCCGCAGGGCAGCAGCAGGGCCGATTGCACGCCGGCGACCCCGATGTATTGGCGGCACTGTGCCTCGCGCTGGTCAGCCCGCGCGCGTTCGAGCAGTTGGCACGCGTAGCTGGCCCCGGCAGTGCTGATCTGGCCGAGCATGTTGTGCAATTTGTGCTGGCTGGGCTGGGCAGCCGTGCTGGGTGA
- a CDS encoding sigma-70 family RNA polymerase sigma factor has product MLPTFEILAHAREGGGESRWAIEPESALIARAKSGDPEAIGMLYERYAPQIQRYIAARLGDPVQAEDVCADVFVKVLESLARYEDRGWPFSAWLYRIAYARTIDVLRQSRRRHSVPLDERQLGTLDPPDEAIMSRIAYHEIKGAMSILTREQRLVLRLRFDEDRSLAEIAESLGRTVGSIKALQHRGLTRLAQELGSQAALVPTV; this is encoded by the coding sequence ATGCTACCAACATTTGAGATCCTGGCCCACGCACGCGAGGGCGGCGGCGAGTCGCGCTGGGCGATCGAGCCGGAGTCGGCGCTGATCGCACGCGCCAAGAGCGGCGACCCCGAGGCGATCGGCATGCTCTACGAGCGCTATGCGCCCCAGATTCAGCGCTACATTGCTGCGCGGCTGGGCGACCCTGTGCAGGCCGAAGATGTCTGCGCCGATGTGTTTGTGAAAGTGCTCGAAAGCCTGGCGCGCTACGAAGACCGCGGCTGGCCATTTTCGGCCTGGCTGTACAGGATCGCGTACGCTCGCACCATCGATGTGCTGCGCCAGTCGCGCCGCCGCCACTCGGTGCCGCTCGACGAACGCCAGCTAGGCACGCTCGACCCGCCCGACGAAGCAATTATGAGCCGGATCGCCTACCACGAGATCAAGGGCGCAATGTCCATCCTGACCCGCGAGCAGCGCCTGGTTCTGCGCCTGCGCTTCGATGAAGACCGTAGCCTGGCCGAGATCGCCGAGTCGCTCGGCCGCACAGTAGGCTCGATCAAGGCGCTCCAGCATCGCGGCCTGACACGCCTGGCCCAGGAGCTTGGCTCGCAGGCGGCACTGGTGCCGACGGTCTAG
- a CDS encoding glycoside hydrolase, producing the protein MLLVSIYTIALLVWAALIVDTVGLAQLASTPLVFPTATPAPVPTQRPLAPRVVAANPADLLPNIVPSDDQRIRNVHPKTGRYIAAWLPNSFDSDNRKSFEANADILDEVSPFWYSTDTRGNLLHGSDARDKALIELAHSKNVLVLPTIHNIVNGTDPVPAILRSRERRSQHVRNILEEVQTHNYDGIDIDYELLDSSLRGEFSAFITELAGALHAEGKQLTIAVHAKTSDYGGLGGFQDWSVIGPAVDRMRIMTYDYHWRGGGPGPVAPIYWVREVAEYAKATVDPSKVVIGVPFYGYNWPANGDATPQIWTAINDLIQSYRLPVNFAESDANGPIQENWITYNGRKVWFATSRGLEAKIGLVQSLDLAGIAIWRLGGEDPNNWEAIRMKLVQDPFESQRMLNSVLPDH; encoded by the coding sequence ATGCTCCTCGTTAGTATCTATACGATCGCGCTGCTCGTGTGGGCCGCGCTGATTGTCGATACGGTCGGGCTCGCGCAGCTGGCCAGCACACCGTTGGTGTTCCCAACCGCCACCCCTGCGCCGGTGCCAACCCAGCGCCCGCTCGCGCCGCGGGTGGTGGCGGCCAACCCGGCCGATCTGCTGCCGAATATCGTGCCGAGCGACGATCAGCGCATCAGAAACGTGCATCCCAAGACCGGCCGCTATATCGCGGCCTGGCTGCCCAACTCGTTCGACTCCGACAATCGCAAGTCGTTTGAGGCCAACGCCGATATCCTCGACGAAGTCAGCCCCTTCTGGTATTCGACCGACACGCGCGGCAATCTGCTGCACGGCTCCGATGCGCGCGACAAAGCGCTGATCGAGCTGGCGCACAGCAAGAATGTGCTGGTGCTGCCCACCATCCACAATATCGTCAATGGCACCGATCCGGTACCGGCGATCCTGCGCAGCCGCGAACGCCGCAGCCAGCACGTGCGCAATATTCTTGAAGAGGTGCAGACCCACAACTACGATGGCATCGACATCGACTACGAGCTGCTCGACAGCAGCCTGCGCGGCGAGTTCTCGGCCTTTATTACCGAGCTGGCCGGCGCGCTGCACGCCGAGGGCAAACAGCTGACGATCGCGGTGCATGCCAAAACGTCCGACTACGGCGGGCTGGGCGGCTTCCAGGATTGGTCGGTGATCGGCCCGGCCGTCGACCGCATGCGGATCATGACCTACGACTACCACTGGCGTGGCGGCGGCCCTGGCCCGGTCGCGCCGATCTACTGGGTGCGCGAGGTTGCCGAGTATGCCAAGGCGACGGTCGATCCGTCGAAAGTGGTGATTGGTGTGCCGTTCTATGGCTATAACTGGCCGGCCAACGGCGATGCGACGCCGCAGATCTGGACGGCGATCAACGATCTGATCCAGTCGTATCGCCTGCCGGTAAACTTCGCCGAGAGCGACGCGAACGGGCCGATCCAGGAGAACTGGATCACTTACAACGGCCGTAAGGTCTGGTTCGCCACAAGCCGCGGCCTCGAGGCCAAAATTGGCCTGGTGCAGTCGCTCGATCTGGCCGGCATTGCGATCTGGCGGCTGGGCGGCGAAGATCCGAATAACTGGGAGGCGATCCGCATGAAGCTGGTGCAGGATCCATTCGAAAGCCAGCGCATGCTCAACAGCGTGCTGCCCGACCATTAG
- a CDS encoding tyrosine phenol-lyase encodes MSHPNPQTMGQQFGRRSWAEPWKIKMVEPLRMITRDDRARALAEAGYNTFLLRSDDVYIDLLTDSGTSAMSDRQWAGMMLGDEAYAGSRNFYHLEDALQRTYGYRYIVPTHQGRGAEHLISQAVIKRGQYVPGNMYFTTTRLHQELAGGIFADVIIDEAHDPSSMHPFKGNIDLAKLEALIRREGAEQIAYVSLAGTVNMAGGQPVSMANLRELRTLCDRYGLRIYLDATRMVENAFFIQEREEGYANMPIAAILKEFCGHTDGAWMSAKKDNLVNIGGWLAVNDQQLFEELRNLVVVYEGLHTYGGLAGRDLEAMAIGIEESVQDAHIRARIGQVRYLGELLTDWEIPIVQPVGGHAIFLDARRFYPHLPQNQFPAQVLAAELYLDSGIRAMERGIASAGRDPHTGDHYYPKLELARLTIPRRVYTQAHMDVVAEAVKAVYDARATTHGLRMVYEPKYLRFFQARFEQI; translated from the coding sequence ATGAGTCACCCCAACCCCCAGACCATGGGCCAGCAGTTCGGCCGGCGCTCGTGGGCCGAGCCATGGAAGATCAAGATGGTCGAGCCATTGCGCATGATTACGCGCGACGATCGTGCGCGTGCGCTGGCCGAGGCCGGCTACAACACCTTCCTGCTACGCTCCGACGATGTGTATATCGACCTGCTGACCGACAGCGGTACCAGTGCGATGAGCGACCGGCAGTGGGCCGGGATGATGCTGGGCGACGAGGCGTACGCCGGCAGCCGCAACTTCTACCACCTCGAAGACGCACTCCAGCGCACGTATGGCTACCGCTATATCGTGCCGACGCACCAGGGCCGCGGCGCCGAACACCTGATCAGCCAGGCTGTGATCAAGCGCGGCCAGTATGTGCCCGGCAACATGTACTTCACTACCACGCGCCTGCACCAGGAGCTGGCCGGCGGCATCTTCGCCGATGTGATTATCGACGAGGCCCACGACCCATCCAGCATGCACCCGTTCAAGGGCAATATCGATCTGGCCAAGCTCGAGGCGCTGATCCGGCGCGAAGGCGCCGAGCAGATTGCCTATGTTAGCCTGGCCGGCACCGTGAATATGGCCGGTGGCCAGCCGGTGAGCATGGCTAACCTACGCGAGCTGCGTACGCTGTGCGACCGCTATGGCCTGCGGATCTACCTCGACGCCACGCGGATGGTCGAGAATGCATTCTTCATTCAGGAGCGCGAAGAAGGCTATGCCAACATGCCGATCGCCGCGATTCTGAAGGAGTTCTGTGGCCACACCGACGGCGCCTGGATGAGCGCGAAGAAAGACAACCTGGTGAATATCGGCGGCTGGCTGGCGGTGAACGACCAGCAGCTGTTCGAGGAGCTGCGCAACCTGGTGGTGGTGTACGAGGGCCTGCACACCTATGGCGGCCTGGCCGGGCGCGATCTCGAGGCCATGGCGATCGGCATCGAGGAGTCGGTGCAAGACGCGCACATCCGCGCGCGGATCGGCCAGGTGCGCTACCTGGGCGAGCTGCTGACCGACTGGGAGATTCCGATCGTGCAGCCGGTTGGCGGGCACGCGATCTTTCTCGACGCACGGCGCTTCTACCCGCACTTGCCGCAGAACCAGTTCCCAGCCCAGGTATTAGCGGCCGAGCTGTACCTTGACTCGGGCATCCGCGCGATGGAGCGCGGGATTGCCAGCGCCGGGCGCGACCCACACACCGGCGATCACTACTACCCCAAGCTCGAGCTGGCGCGCCTGACCATCCCGCGGCGGGTTTACACCCAGGCGCACATGGATGTCGTGGCCGAGGCGGTCAAGGCGGTGTACGACGCGCGCGCCACCACGCACGGCCTGCGCATGGTCTACGAGCCGAAGTACCTGCGCTTCTTCCAGGCGCGCTTCGAGCAGATTTGA
- a CDS encoding M42 family metallopeptidase produces the protein MLTDQGLEFLKTLLATPGPSGDEAAAAGLWRSYASGFADRVWGDVRGNAYAALDGGAPRVLLAGHIDEIGIVVTYIDDDGFLSFAGIGGWDSQVLVGQRVRLLGKQGPLIGVIGKRPIHLIKSDERDHATKIEDLWIDIGVRSKAEARACVRVGTAGVIDGALHELPHRRIVSRGLDNRIGAFTVVEALRLLAAERPQASVAAVATSQEEVGDFVGARTAAYSFEPQVAIVVDLTFATDHPDSNKKRQGEVGLGSGPVIERGSSNSPVVYEMLIAIAEREGIPYSVGVSPSYTGTDADAIHLARGGVATAVVAIPNRYMHSPNEMIQLDDVEHAAQLIAAFVRSLTPTTDFVPH, from the coding sequence ATGCTGACCGACCAGGGCCTGGAATTTCTGAAGACGCTGCTGGCAACCCCCGGCCCCTCTGGCGACGAGGCCGCCGCCGCAGGGCTCTGGCGCAGCTACGCCAGCGGCTTCGCCGACCGCGTGTGGGGCGACGTGCGTGGCAATGCGTATGCCGCGCTCGACGGCGGCGCGCCGCGCGTGCTGCTGGCCGGGCATATCGACGAGATCGGCATCGTAGTGACCTATATCGACGACGATGGCTTTCTGTCGTTTGCCGGCATCGGTGGCTGGGACTCGCAGGTGCTGGTGGGCCAGCGCGTACGGCTGCTGGGCAAGCAGGGGCCGCTGATCGGCGTGATCGGCAAGCGGCCGATCCACCTGATCAAGAGCGACGAGCGCGACCATGCGACGAAGATCGAGGATCTGTGGATCGATATTGGTGTACGCTCGAAGGCCGAGGCGCGCGCGTGCGTGCGGGTCGGCACCGCCGGCGTCATCGACGGCGCACTGCACGAATTGCCACACCGCCGGATCGTCTCGCGCGGGCTCGATAATCGCATCGGCGCGTTCACGGTGGTCGAGGCGCTGCGGCTGCTTGCCGCCGAGCGGCCCCAGGCCAGCGTGGCAGCGGTGGCTACCAGCCAGGAAGAGGTCGGCGATTTCGTCGGCGCACGGACGGCAGCCTATAGCTTCGAGCCGCAGGTGGCGATCGTCGTCGATCTTACCTTCGCGACCGACCATCCTGACTCGAACAAAAAGCGCCAGGGTGAAGTTGGCCTGGGCAGCGGCCCGGTGATCGAGCGCGGCTCGTCGAACAGCCCGGTGGTGTACGAGATGCTGATCGCAATCGCCGAGCGCGAGGGCATTCCTTACAGCGTTGGCGTCAGCCCAAGCTACACCGGCACCGACGCCGATGCGATCCACCTGGCGCGCGGCGGCGTGGCCACTGCGGTGGTAGCCATCCCCAATCGCTATATGCACTCGCCGAACGAGATGATCCAGCTCGATGATGTCGAGCACGCTGCGCAGCTGATCGCCGCATTCGTGCGCTCGCTCACGCCCACCACCGACTTCGTGCCGCATTAG